Part of the Penaeus monodon isolate SGIC_2016 unplaced genomic scaffold, NSTDA_Pmon_1 PmonScaffold_110, whole genome shotgun sequence genome, tgcgcacatatatgcacacatatatgcaattacaaacgctcctacaaaacaattaccggcaaataaaattcacttttttcaataattctaacattattgcaaatttcttaaaacagcctacgaaatgccactttaacttgtgttccaatgtagtatatctatttacctgtcagGTACAtcgggtcaacctcacgatggttatgtcaccgcataatggaacacaaaggcaagtcttttcgtacgggactaccgctgagcagaccatctttctcggccataatgctgcgttcggaactcctcgtcttGCTCGTCAAGACAACTTGTCAGGACCAGCAGGACAACGAGGCCGCGTTCGGAACCTTCTTTACCCACAATGCTCAgcgtgtaaacaaacaaagatgaACCAAGCTCGTCAAGTTTTGCTTTATCTAcgttatttatttctttctttctttctttattcatatatataagcccatattttgcagaaagagcagagaagatggCAGGGTATTTCTTGCTGGGTGACACTGCATACATTGCAAATGATTTTTGCCATTTCATCCTCACACCAGAAAGGGATACTGGAGTTCTACCTCAAgagaatttacataataatacacagaggCCGAGTCATTATTGAAAATGCCTTTGGAAGAATGAAGTGTAGATTCCGGCGCACACGAGATTTACAAAACACAAGTTTGCTGACATGTGTTAAGATTGTTTTGGCAGCCTGCACTCTTCATaacatgtgtatggaaaaaagatGCAGTGAACATCCGGAAGGCTGCCCTagacatgatgatgaaaatgaacaattttggaaatagaaaagatatggcCCTGAAGATGTAACTATAAAAGTTAAGTATGAAAATAAGGGTAAGTAAGAGTGTTCACTGTCTCAAGATAAACTGAATAATGTTCATATAAAAGGTAAAGCAAGAAAGTGGTTAACAAAGATTTAAgcttattttttcccacttttttgcgacatctgttataaaaaagtaagagttaattttaaagtttgcaatttagaggtatttaaaaaaaatattttttttgtcatttttgaatagaacaattgtttctttttgttgtctattttcttatttcagatcTTTAAATATATGTCAATGGTATCGTCCATTAAAACTTAATTATACTGTttggtttattgtaaatatacatttttgtataaaaatattatcttttagtgtaaatatacattccctatgaaatgtaacaataggatcattttattatcacaaaacaacctgagaatacattttatcttgagcaccagttatgacagaatctcaaatattttattgtgtgtatatacatttctataatattatctttcattgtAAGTATACATTCCTTATGTAACAATTGCATTATCTTACTATCACAGAACAACCTGGGAATATATATTAAGCACCAGTTATCACAGAATCTCAATTCCATTACTTAATGAATTGTAAACAgacaaaatatttcaacatatttgatacaaacttacaaaataaaacattaagctgtacaaaaaaaaaaaaataaataaaaatgaaaataaaaataaaataaaaatcaggctctttctttaatatattacattgtttgtacaaaaataaaataaataattcactcaatgtttcattatcacagaaaagtcttatctttaattcaaaataagtatgtgatttttaacatgaacataaatcaatcccttcataaagaaaaaaatatatgcactatgtatatgaaataggaattatgctattgttccaaaatagaaagcatccttgttactgtatgtatacatgtaaaagtaaaataaaaaaatttgattgtattttatgacaaagaggggacaaacactttggcgttgaaaataaagataaagaaacactttgttttctttttgttatactgaaatctaatctttggctttgaaattaacacaaaggaaacaatctttggctttgaaattaacacaaaagaaacaattttttgctttgaaattaacacaaaggaaacatgCTTTGGTTTTGaaattcacaaaaagaaaacagtctttggctttgaaattaacacaaaggaaacaaactttggctttcagtataaaaaattaacttgaactttaaaatgaaccaaaaaggGAACAATCTATtgatatgaaaacaacaaaatggaaaattaaattttagctttagaaagtacaaaaaaaatctttaaaaaaaatcaaaataagaaaaaaggaactttAACTTTGGCTTTGAAGAAATAAGCAACAAACCTCTAGTtttgaaaataacacaaaacaaataaactggctttcagaataaagacaaaataattaacaagaaagctctgctaaagccccccaaaaataatgacaaatgaaatgtaaagcaattaattacacctaatataaaataataataataataaaataatgataatataataaaaacaaaattaaactctgaataaaaagaaaggcttgtaggaaaaaaataatcataaaaaaaggttactgaaaatatatcacatcttcttaactatttcagagagcacatccacaacttcctctcgcatcctcttcatgagctctaaaacttctctcataatttcatctaaaacttctctcataatttcatctaaaacttctctcataatttcatagTGACGCTGGTCACTCTCCCTCAAAAAGACTACCATCTCACTCTCCTTGGCCTGtcgcctcttcctttgtctccgtgCCGGTGGTGGCACTTCCAAGTGTGAGGGTCCAGGTATGGATCAGCCACAGGGTCAGCACTAGCCACAGGGTCAGGGTCATCAAGGTCTTCTTCATCCAATTCATCTGGTCGATGAATGTGAATCCCCTTGGCTGTGGCTGTAACTGGAAAGTCAATATCATGCTGACCCCCTATCAGTTACTTCATCTCCTCAAAAATCTGAAATTTACTGGGAGCTCTCCCAGACATTTCATTATTGGCTTTTGCCTTCTTAGTCATCCTGTAGACCCTTCCAATTACGCTGAAGTTTCTCAGGATGGAATCTCTTCCCAAAAATCACCGTCATCCTCTGGGCCAATtcctgctaaagcaaccttttcttcccttttgttaaaTTAATCCTTTCCAACTCAACTCTGCAACTCTGCTATCGAGAACGGCAATGGATTATAATTCTTTTGCAGATATTCCTgcataagatttataaaaaatttggtttcatttttagTGAAAACCCTCGGCTTCCTCGATTTCACTTGGTTCTACACCAACAACCCGCTCTGGGGAAGTAATTGGTGTAGATACCAAGGAAGATGGTGTAGCAGATGTTGAGGGAAGAACTGGATTTAAGCAAGTAGGAAGAGCATGTCGCTTTGGAGGAAGACCTGATGGAGTGGGTGACATGGCAGCAAGAGAAGGCGATGTGGTTGCGGAGGAGACAGCAGGAAAGTTCTGATAGGCAAAGACTGGTTTCCCAAGTACCCTGCGAGGGTATACTTCAACTGTTCTGCAAAATGAAATGCACACATCAATAATTGAttcctataatagatatatatacatatatatacatttatacatatatatacatatatatatatatatatatatatatatatatatatatatatatatataatatatatatatatatatatatatatatatataaaatatatatatatatatatatttatatatatatatatatatatatatatatatatatatatatatgtaatctatgtaaatataaatatataaatatatataaaacatctttttgtctgtctgtctatataaagtCCACTGCAATTAGACAGGGTTCTGGGGGAAAAGCCCTAAGTTAGAAATTTGTTTAATTAAATCAgttatgtttgtggattccctaGGAGGTAAGGTCGCTTTGTAAACATTACCAATACTTGCATTTATATAGTTTGTGAGAGAAATTGACACAATTCATCCATAAAAGTGTGGATAATTGATAGAAGGATTAATAACTGCAAGGTTGGATGAATGTGTGAAACTAAGAAACTAACAATGAAGCTAtcccatatatatgcaaatgtacataCTTAGATGTAAAACTATACCATATTTTGAAGTATACTTATTAATAAGTTTTTACAATAACCTATATCAAGAACATTTCAAGAATATTGTAGTTCATCATATGATCtggtcttctttatttctttcaatctttatttatttatttgtttgtttttctataggAAAGTATATAgtaaaccaaaacacaacccaactcACCGTGGTAGCCACTCGAGAGCCCATTCCACTGTTAACTCCTGGTCTGCAAAATACCTCCCAGGAAAATCGGTGCTTCCACGGTACACCACCGAATTTTCTGGGAATGGCACTGAACCATCTGCATCAAgccaataattattatcgtgatctttGAACACTGGAAAGACAAATGCGTCTGCGTCACAAACTTTTCCCATGTAAACATTcgttatattataacagtaactacACACTGCAGATTTCATCTGTTTCATAAACTTACTctgatacataagtaaataaatgtgtaacaaaagacacgaaaatagcattaaataataacaacacagcgTCAAATAAGAAGACTCACCACAATTTTCTCGCCGACTGCCATTATCTCTGTTTGTAAACAAACGCCTTTGTGACGTCATCTCGTCGTTGTTGCCCCGCTGCGAACCAGGGCGAGTTGGACGAGATGGACAACTTGTCCAGGACGAGAAAGTAGGGGTTCCGAACGGTCAAAACATCTTGTCCAACTTGTCCAACTAGttggacgaggagttccgaacgcagcataaGAAAGCACTCTCATCaacactcacaccttttctccaacacagactttaaaattctatctaGTCTAGATAGACCTcctgatctcggaatctttgctgatccgaaagatgaaaccggagcaaaacaataacgctaccgctaccaccttgttcactagttagcgttgtccattcccctgcctatcacccatgttggttagtttttcatagcttttttccaatgtttttcgtttttattgtttttttctccattgtatatacttgtttgtactatatacctatacctgttttgttttgctcatttttgctcactttttgttgttatttgatatcttctttTGAATTTAACGAACCTCTGTAATTTATTtagttctgt contains:
- the LOC119568817 gene encoding uncharacterized protein LOC119568817, yielding MTSQRRLFTNRDNGSRRENCVFKDHDNNYWLDADGSVPFPENSVVYRGSTDFPGRYFADQELTVEWALEWLPRTVEVYPRRVLGKPVFAYQNFPAVSSATTSPSLAAMSPTPSGLPPKRHALPTCLNPVLPSTSATPSSLVSTPITSPERVVGVEPSEIEEAEGFH